Genomic DNA from Vibrio vulnificus CMCP6:
CCGCGTTGAGCAGTTGCAAATGCAGTGGCACCAGCGCTTCATGATCCGTTCGATATCCACCACCTACCACCGCGGCAACCGGGATCGCATTAGCTTTGGCCTGCCCAAAGAGAAAAGCGTCACGTTGATACAAAGCGTCGGTGGAGACGTTGAGATATCCCAGCTCATCTTCATGATGAATGTCGACACCGGCATCGTAGATAATGAGATCCGGTTGATGGAGACGTATCGCCATCGGAACCACCTCTTTAAACGCCGCAAGAAACGCCTCATCACCGCACTCTCTTGGCAAACCAATATCGAGATCAGAGTCCGGCTTACGAGCAGGAAAATTCTTATCACAATGGAAAGAAAGCGTCACAATGTCGTCGCGCCGTTGGCATAAAGTGGCCGTGCCATCGCCATGATGCACATCGCTATCGATGATCAACACTTTGTCGACGCTGCCGTGTTCCAACGCTTTATGTGCAGCCATCACGAGATCGTTGAACAAGCAAAAACCGCTGCCATAGTCGAAATGGGCATGGTGATAGCCGCCACTGAGATGAATCGCAACGCCATGTTGCAACGCTTTTTCCGCTGTCAGCACAGTGCCTGCGGTTGAGGTTAACGTGCGTTCAATCAGTTTTTCACTCCAAGGAAAACCAATTCTGCGCATTTTCGCCGCAGGCAATAGGCCCGTCGTCAGCAGATCCACATATTCTTGTTGGTGAACTTGCTTAATGGCTTCAATCGATAACGCTTCTGGCTGATAAAAAGCAAATGCCTGCTGCCACTCGAGATGCTGTTGCTGATATCGACACACCGCTTGATAAAGATGGTGATATTTCATGATCGGGTAACGATGCCCCTCTGGCAGGGGCAACTGAGAGTAGATTGGGTGATAGATCAGAGGAATGCTCATCATGGGGTTTAAGCCGACTTGTTGGTTCTTTTTTGGGTCGCGGTTGACGCCGTTTTCTTGCTGCTACTGGTGCGTCTCTTGCGCTTAAACTCTGGGCGCTCCACTGGTGGCAGTTGACGCAGCGAGCTCGGCACGGGTGATGTTTTGACCTGCTGCATTAATTCCGAAATACGCTGTTGCAAGGCAGCCATAAATGGCTGGTAGGCTTGGTTGCGTTCAGCCATGCCTTGCAATTGGTGCTCCCAGTGAGCCGTCATATCCGGATAAGTTGATTCTTGTGGCAACGCATGGATCAACCCTCTCCCTGCTGGAGTACTAAGAATGGCTTTGCCTTGTCGAGAGAGTAACTGACGTTTAAACAGAGTATCGAGTATGCCCGCCCTGGTCGCTTCCGTACCTAATCCGTCGGTCTCTCTTAAGATTTTTTTCAGTTCTTTATCACTGACGTAACGTGCAATTCCCGTCATCGCCTGCAATAAGGTCGCTTCGGTAAAGTGCTTTGGCGGCTCGGTTTTACAGTCTTTGATTACCCCTTCTCGACAGGTAAGCACAGTGCCTTTCGCAAGGGGTGGTACGGTATCTGCCCCATCCTCTTCTTTTTCTGTTGCTCCCGTGAGTGCTTTCCAACCAGCGAACGTCAATTGGCGACCTTTCGCAATAAAGACACCACCAGCAATCTCAAACACCAGTTTGGCTTCAGCGTATGTGGCAGCGGGATAGAACTGCATCAAATACTGTCTGGCGATCAATTGATAGATCTTCATTTCGTAGCCAGACAGCGCGTTAACACTGGCTTGTTTCGGCGTGGGGATAATCGCATGGTGGGCTTCGACTTTGCTGTCGTTCCACGCTTTCGATTTTAAAGAAAGATCAGCGCCACTCACCGCATCGGCCAGCTCTTTCGCATTGTTGGCAATGGCTTGGCTGACACTGGCGGCCTGCGCATAATGTTCTTTAGGAAGATAACGGTTATCCGAGCGTGGGTAGGTGATCAGTTTGTGCTTTTCGTACAGTGACTGACACGTATCCAGCACCTGTTGTGCACTCATACCATAGCGTTTAGCCGCATCAATTTGCAGCGCCGACAGCGAATAAGGCAAAGGCGGGGCTTGCTTGGTCTGTTTGTGTTCCGATTCCGTCACGGTAGCAGGTTGATTGGCAATACGACTGGCAACATTTTCCACCAGTTTACGACTCAAGACTCGCCCTTCTTCGTCTTGCCAAGGTTGGCAAGCTTCGCTCGGTTTCCAACGTGCTTTGATGTCAAACGGTTCACTGCCATTCTGATAAGGGATCAGCGCGTG
This window encodes:
- a CDS encoding histone deacetylase family protein; its protein translation is MMSIPLIYHPIYSQLPLPEGHRYPIMKYHHLYQAVCRYQQQHLEWQQAFAFYQPEALSIEAIKQVHQQEYVDLLTTGLLPAAKMRRIGFPWSEKLIERTLTSTAGTVLTAEKALQHGVAIHLSGGYHHAHFDYGSGFCLFNDLVMAAHKALEHGSVDKVLIIDSDVHHGDGTATLCQRRDDIVTLSFHCDKNFPARKPDSDLDIGLPRECGDEAFLAAFKEVVPMAIRLHQPDLIIYDAGVDIHHEDELGYLNVSTDALYQRDAFLFGQAKANAIPVAAVVGGGYRTDHEALVPLHLQLLNAAFDVYRSTPD
- a CDS encoding DNA topoisomerase III, with translation MTRLFIAEKPSLGRAIAAALPNPQKKEQGFIRCGNGDIVTWCIGHLLEQVEPDAYDERYKKWNMADLPIIPEQWQLRPRPSASKQLTVIRKLLKEASEVIHAGDPDREGQLLVDEVLDYCKLSQTKKAQTQRLLISDLNLPAVKRALNSLRSNRDFIPLSVSALARSRADWLYGMNMSRAYTLLGQKAGYQGVLSVGRVQTPVLGLVVRRDEEIENFVPRDFFTLHALIPYQNGSEPFDIKARWKPSEACQPWQDEEGRVLSRKLVENVASRIANQPATVTESEHKQTKQAPPLPYSLSALQIDAAKRYGMSAQQVLDTCQSLYEKHKLITYPRSDNRYLPKEHYAQAASVSQAIANNAKELADAVSGADLSLKSKAWNDSKVEAHHAIIPTPKQASVNALSGYEMKIYQLIARQYLMQFYPAATYAEAKLVFEIAGGVFIAKGRQLTFAGWKALTGATEKEEDGADTVPPLAKGTVLTCREGVIKDCKTEPPKHFTEATLLQAMTGIARYVSDKELKKILRETDGLGTEATRAGILDTLFKRQLLSRQGKAILSTPAGRGLIHALPQESTYPDMTAHWEHQLQGMAERNQAYQPFMAALQQRISELMQQVKTSPVPSSLRQLPPVERPEFKRKRRTSSSKKTASTATQKRTNKSA